Part of the Bacteroidales bacterium genome is shown below.
AACAGAAGTGTTTTTTGTACGGGCTGCGTTGATGGCTGCCAGATAATGAACGGCACCAGTCTGTGGTTTTGTACATTCTAATGTTTGTAGTGCGGCAGTATTATTACCTGAAAGCATTTGGGCTAGGGCCACATTATATTTGCATTTTTTAGTGCCATAGCTTGAAAGAGCCGCAGCATAATCTCCCTGTTTTGATTTCAATACTGCGTTGTTATAACTTACGTCGATACCTTTTTGTTGCGCTTTGTTAAAATAATCCTGCGCAGCTTCGTTTTCATTTTTCCAGCTTGATAAAACTCCAAGATTATAAAGTATCTGGCCATCATTCGGATTAAGCTGATTTGCTTTTTCCAGATATGTTTGTGCTTCATCAAGCTTATCGAGTTTCAAGGCACACATACCGGCATTGTTAAATGCTTTCCAGTCGTTGGGGTAAATAGTTGTGGCAGATTTGTAAATAGTATATTGTGTTTCAACATTATCAGTTAATGTGGCTGAGTACAAAAGTTCCTTGTTGTCAAGTTTTTCTGGTGTTGTTGTCGAAAGCATAATGATTTCTTCTTTGGATTTTTTTGGTTCATAACAGCTGATTGTAAACTCTGCCCTTCTGAGAACAGAAAGCATATTTTCCACTTCAGCATAAATAACAGTCATGTCCTTTATTGATTTTTCTCTTTCAGCTTTCGTAGCCTGACTTTGAATAACATTTGAAATAGTTTGCTTCTGCGGAATGTTAGAAGTGTTGAGAGCCTTCATGAAACCATCAAAATCTTCACCTTTTGAATTAACAGTAACCGGGAGTTGAGGTACTTCAATTTTCAGGGCCTTTTTTCCTTTTTCTGGTATTTCCGGGGCTACAGAATTATTTATCAGTTGTTTATCTTTAAGAACAATTTTTTTTATCTGTTCTTCGAACCATGTTTTGGCTGTTTTTCCTCTTTCGTCTGAAAGCTTCTTATTCAATGTCAATTCGCCTTCGGGAGATGCCCACGCGTTAATGTCTATGCTTTTTATTTTCCAATTTTGAACTAAAAATGCAAATAATGCATCTCTAATTGCAGCATTAGCCAAATCTTTATTTAATGAGAGAGACATATTCAGATTGGATTTGTTATATTCATAATAAAGATTGCCTTTTTTGGTAATAATGGTTTCCAGCTCATAGCCGTGTGCTGCTACCTCTAAATCTTCTTCGTGTTCAATACGGCTTGATGTATTTATAACGCCATCGGCAAGTTTATTGGTTCCTAAGGGGACATCAACCTTTTTGCCTTTTGTTGCCAAAGGTCCAATATATAATTCCGACATTTTCATATTATCGGTAAAATTAACCACGTCGGTATATGAAAAGCTGCCACCTTCTTTATATTTAATAACCTGCCCTTGACCTTTATTTTTTTCAC
Proteins encoded:
- a CDS encoding tetratricopeptide repeat protein, which codes for MKHFNIKVIAALVLAVVMFTGCGLNKMIKKYPTVNYTVTPEVLESHGGKISVGVNGTIPPKYFNKKASVTITPVIKSMDGVTLATLKSITLKGEKNKGQGQVIKYKEGGSFSYTDVVNFTDNMKMSELYIGPLATKGKKVDVPLGTNKLADGVINTSSRIEHEEDLEVAAHGYELETIITKKGNLYYEYNKSNLNMSLSLNKDLANAAIRDALFAFLVQNWKIKSIDINAWASPEGELTLNKKLSDERGKTAKTWFEEQIKKIVLKDKQLINNSVAPEIPEKGKKALKIEVPQLPVTVNSKGEDFDGFMKALNTSNIPQKQTISNVIQSQATKAEREKSIKDMTVIYAEVENMLSVLRRAEFTISCYEPKKSKEEIIMLSTTTPEKLDNKELLYSATLTDNVETQYTIYKSATTIYPNDWKAFNNAGMCALKLDKLDEAQTYLEKANQLNPNDGQILYNLGVLSSWKNENEAAQDYFNKAQQKGIDVSYNNAVLKSKQGDYAAALSSYGTKKCKYNVALAQMLSGNNTAALQTLECTKPQTGAVHYLAAINAARTKNTSVMYEHLTKAVQKNSKYRKEAMEDREFLKYHKEPAFLDAIK